Proteins encoded within one genomic window of Nordella sp. HKS 07:
- a CDS encoding aminotransferase — MTQHFKPNSVAGRDVATHLHSQTNPKRFEEQGPLIVTRGEGIHVFDDAGKSYIDAMAGLWCASLGFNNARLAAAANRQYAELGFYHTFFNRTHEPATNLAETLVALTGMKGGKAYFATSGSEANETMVKLAWVYHTVRGKPTKRKVIARDRAFHGSTIAAASMCGLTFMHREFGLPIPGFLHTLCPDPYRGMLAGENEEQFADRLALELERLILREGPDTVAAFIAEPINAGGGIIVPPSSYFAKVQAVLDKYGVLCLDDEIVCGFGRTGNWFGKETVGMRPHMMALAKGLSSSYFPISAVVLAPEIYDAVNSFNKQGGSFGHGFTNSGHPVGVAVALETIKIYEEMNVVEHVRKMGARLKGHFEAMAQRYAMIGDVRGSGLMLGIELVADRATRTPFDPALQVGLTFDQIAYEHGLIGRCMGDTLGFSPPLIVTEKDVDQIAERCETSLKVLEGRLTRK, encoded by the coding sequence ATGACCCAGCATTTCAAGCCCAACTCCGTCGCCGGGCGCGATGTCGCCACCCATCTTCATTCGCAGACCAACCCCAAGCGCTTCGAGGAGCAGGGTCCGCTGATCGTGACGCGCGGCGAGGGCATTCATGTCTTCGACGATGCCGGCAAGTCCTATATCGACGCCATGGCGGGCCTGTGGTGCGCCTCTCTCGGCTTCAACAATGCGCGCCTCGCGGCGGCGGCCAACCGGCAATATGCCGAGCTCGGCTTCTATCACACCTTCTTCAACCGCACCCACGAGCCGGCGACCAATCTCGCCGAGACGCTGGTCGCTCTCACCGGCATGAAGGGCGGCAAGGCCTATTTCGCGACCTCGGGCTCGGAGGCCAATGAGACCATGGTGAAGCTCGCCTGGGTCTATCACACGGTGCGCGGCAAGCCGACCAAACGCAAGGTGATCGCCCGTGATCGCGCCTTCCATGGCTCTACCATCGCGGCGGCCTCGATGTGCGGGCTCACTTTCATGCATCGCGAGTTCGGGCTGCCTATTCCGGGCTTTCTGCATACGCTCTGTCCCGATCCCTATCGTGGCATGCTGGCGGGCGAGAACGAGGAGCAGTTCGCCGACCGGCTGGCGCTCGAGCTCGAGAGACTGATCTTGCGCGAAGGCCCCGACACGGTCGCCGCCTTCATCGCCGAGCCGATCAATGCCGGTGGCGGCATCATCGTGCCGCCTTCATCCTATTTCGCCAAGGTCCAGGCGGTGCTCGACAAATACGGCGTCCTCTGCCTCGACGACGAGATCGTCTGCGGCTTCGGCCGCACCGGTAACTGGTTCGGCAAGGAGACGGTCGGCATGCGTCCGCACATGATGGCGCTCGCCAAGGGGCTGTCGTCCTCCTATTTCCCGATCTCGGCCGTCGTGCTCGCGCCCGAGATCTATGATGCGGTCAACAGCTTCAACAAACAGGGCGGCTCCTTCGGCCATGGCTTCACCAATTCTGGCCATCCGGTCGGCGTCGCCGTGGCGCTCGAGACGATCAAGATCTATGAGGAGATGAATGTCGTCGAGCATGTGCGCAAGATGGGCGCGCGACTGAAAGGCCATTTCGAAGCGATGGCGCAGCGCTACGCGATGATCGGCGATGTCCGCGGCTCTGGCCTCATGCTCGGCATCGAGCTCGTCGCCGATCGTGCGACGCGCACACCATTCGATCCCGCGCTGCAGGTGGGCCTCACCTTCGACCAGATCGCCTATGAGCATGGACTGATCGGCCGCTGCATGGGCGACACGCTCGGCTTCTCGCCGCCTTTGATCGTCACCGAGAAGGATGTCGATCAGATCGCCGAGCGCTGCGAGACGAGTCTCAAGGTGCTCGAAGGCAGGCTCACGCGGAAATAG
- a CDS encoding PQQ-dependent sugar dehydrogenase, with amino-acid sequence MRLVVALILGLLSAGPAVAATFGTEKGDIAVDVIADRLVRPWAIDFLPDGRMIITERGGRMRLVTADGKKSGAIKGVPGVDVGGQGGLLDVAVHPDFARNRLIYWSFSEAGKSGNSTAVARGRLNADGTALDGVKVIFSQQPKVRSNLHFGSRLVFDGKGHLFVTLGDRSAEKFRGQAQDLGSHVGKIVRLMEDGSVPKDNPFVGKEGALPEIWSYGHRNAQAAAINPATGALWEIEHGPRGGDEINVPEPARNYGWPIVSYGVNYSGKPVGGGKREMPGMENPIYQWTPVIAPSGMTFYTGDLFPAWKGNLFVGGLRARALVRLELDGAKVTHEERLLREVGLRIRDVAQGPDGALYVVTDENDGQILRLSPAEP; translated from the coding sequence ATGCGTCTTGTCGTTGCGTTAATATTGGGCTTGCTGAGTGCCGGACCTGCCGTCGCGGCGACATTCGGCACAGAGAAGGGCGATATTGCCGTCGATGTCATTGCCGACAGGCTGGTTCGGCCCTGGGCCATCGACTTCCTGCCCGACGGGCGGATGATCATTACCGAGCGTGGCGGCCGCATGCGGCTCGTCACGGCCGATGGCAAAAAGAGCGGCGCGATCAAGGGCGTTCCCGGCGTCGATGTCGGCGGGCAGGGGGGCCTGCTCGATGTCGCAGTGCATCCGGACTTCGCGCGGAACAGGCTCATCTATTGGAGCTTCTCTGAAGCCGGCAAGAGTGGCAATTCGACCGCCGTGGCGCGCGGCAGATTGAACGCGGACGGGACGGCGCTCGATGGCGTGAAGGTGATCTTCTCGCAGCAGCCGAAAGTGCGCAGCAATCTTCATTTCGGCAGCCGTCTCGTCTTCGACGGCAAGGGCCATCTTTTCGTGACGCTGGGCGATCGGTCGGCCGAGAAATTCCGCGGCCAGGCGCAGGATCTGGGCTCGCATGTGGGCAAGATCGTCCGCCTGATGGAAGACGGCTCGGTGCCGAAGGACAATCCCTTCGTCGGCAAGGAAGGGGCACTGCCCGAGATCTGGTCCTATGGCCATCGCAATGCGCAGGCCGCCGCCATCAATCCGGCGACCGGTGCTTTGTGGGAGATCGAGCATGGACCCCGTGGCGGCGATGAGATCAACGTGCCCGAGCCGGCCAGGAACTACGGCTGGCCGATCGTCTCCTATGGCGTGAATTATTCCGGCAAGCCGGTCGGCGGCGGCAAGCGCGAGATGCCCGGCATGGAGAACCCCATCTATCAATGGACGCCGGTCATCGCGCCCTCGGGCATGACCTTCTACACGGGCGACCTCTTTCCCGCCTGGAAAGGCAATCTGTTCGTCGGGGGCCTCAGGGCGCGGGCCCTGGTCAGGCTCGAGCTCGATGGTGCCAAGGTCACGCATGAGGAGCGGCTTCTGCGCGAGGTGGGGTTGCGCATCCGCGATGTGGCGCAAGGGCCCGACGGCGCGCTTTATGTCGTGACCGACGAGAACGACGGCCAGATCCTCAGGCTTTCTCCTGCGGAACCTTGA